In Sander lucioperca isolate FBNREF2018 chromosome 21, SLUC_FBN_1.2, whole genome shotgun sequence, the following proteins share a genomic window:
- the LOC116059288 gene encoding uncharacterized protein LOC116059288 isoform X1, giving the protein METPDFVQEKLTEWGFNELVQRFEDEGIDEETFLNLEDTNINVLIPKIGPRVKFKRRLKEYLQWNSMETCHFVQDKLTEWNLSELIHRFEDEGIDKETFLILEESGNFNVLIPKIGPRVKFRKKLREYLQALKRKHADTPEMIDTETDTNSDQEDIPELALNRKHADTPEIMDTETDTNSDQEDIPELEPNIFPWHFESPSTSDTDRDNEMSEEPMSNSNWSTGLLAVILFILRHHLTAAVGDLMALLNFLSPNLVVASNYLSDKMIALCTIFYCDHCQNYMGTNPHDAPCSQCGTMFNKECSTKNGHFFLSASLKDILKDILKIHGTELLPKTVTQGNIIKDVMDGRMYQNLLKQGRLGADDLTLSWNSDGVPIYNSPIHSIWPLQFIINELPYTQRQENVIVAGLWFGPKPPKMNTFLKPFIDECHDLAHNPFQWSDSNGTVHHSKVFSLICSSDAVARPLLRNCIQFNGEYGCDWCLHPGMMVKKGSGYMRSYPYDEEKQVARSNDAFKNNATQAEKSGSPKKGVKGFSLLCELPLFDVVFGFVPEYLHSVLLGVSKQLMSLWLDRVNSEKPWYVGQQIPQMDSRLLRLRPPLEKKNTSVRSLCWDSWKASEWRAFLLFYAISVLPGILPLTFLEHYFYLSFSIHILLQESISQHELKLAHESLVCFVEYMKVLYGEENVSFNCHQLIHLTESVLNWGPLWATSAFSFERNNGNLRALLKGVNDYPRQIHQMFLVWQHIPRHLSSLVFNKQSDFGELLDKLTPVQEGSGSDKALGKSRHLDLIGSTKLAIEELLNRPVLVQSVEAYDSFTNGHTVYHSTNCKETDKTACVIKLKNGCCGEIKLILLFKENCVCTSTCLCQAIPVIVVNLYDIKPGTLFSKTHPSETIFVRFERTDQPKAFFLEDIKCKCKYVDGWLVPVPNTVERY; this is encoded by the exons ATGGAGACACCTGATTTTGTCCAGGAAAAATTAACCGAATGGGGCTTCAATGAGTTAGTCCAGAGATTTGAAG ATGAAGGCATTGACGAGGAGACTTTTCTAAATCTTGAAGATACCAACATCAATGTCTTGATTCCTAAAATTGGACCAAGAGTCAAATTCAAAAGGAGACTCAAAGAATACTTACAG TGGAATTCAATGGAGACATGTCATTTTGTCCAGGATAAATTAACTGAATGGAATCTCAGTGAGTTGATTCACAGATTTGAAG aCGAAGGCATTGACAAGGAGACGTTCTTAATTCTCGAGGAGTCAGGCAACTTCAATGTCTTGATTCCTAAAATTGGACCAAGAGTAAAATTCAGAAAGAAACTCAGAGAATACTTACAG GCCCTGAAAAGAAAGCACGCTGATACTCCTGAAATGATCGACActgaaactgacacaaattcaGACCAAGAGGACATCCCTGAACTG GCCCTGAACAGAAAGCACGCTGATACTCCTGAAATTATGGACActgaaactgacacaaattcaGACCAAGAGGACATCCCTGAACTG GAACCAAATATTTTTCCATGGCACTTTGAGTCCCCGTCAACATCTGACACAGATCGAGACAATGAGATG AGTGAGGAGCCAATGTCCAACAGTAACTGGAGTACAGGCCTACTTGCGGTGATACTCTTCATTTTGCGTCACCATCTAACTGCGGCTGTAGGTGACTTAATGGCTCTGCTGAATTTTCTGAGCCCTAACCTGGTTGTTGCATCAAACTATCTCTCTGATAAGATGATTGCCTTGTGTACTATATTTTATTGTGATCACTGTCAAAACTACATGGGAACAAATCCTCATGATGCTCCTTGTTCACAGTGTGGTACGATGTTCAACAAAGAATGCAGTACTAAAAATGGACACTTCTTTTTGTCTGCATCGCTGAAAGACATTCTGAAAGATATCCTTAAGATCCATGGCACTGAGTTGTTACCTAAAACAGTCACCCAAGGGAATATCATTAAAGATGTAATGGATGGGAGGATGTACCAAAATCTTTTGAAACAAGGAAGATTAGGTGCAGATGACCTTACACTGTCATGGAATAGTGATGGCGTACCAATTTATAACTCACCCATTCATTCGATTTGGCCCCTTcaatttattataaatgaacttccttacacacaaagacaggaaAATGTGATAGTTGCAGGACTTTGGTTTGGACCAAAACCACCTAAGATGAATACATTTCTAAAGCCTTTCATAGATGAATGTCATGATTTAGCACACAATCCCTTTCAGTGGAGCGACAGCAATGGCACAGTTCACCACTCAAAAGTCTTCTCCTTGATTTGCTCCTCTGACGCCGTAGCAAGGCCACTCCTCCGGAATTGCATACAATTCAATGGTGAATATGGTTGTGACTGGTGTTTACACCCTGGCATGATGGTCAAAAAAGGCAGTGGATATATGAGGTCCTACCCATATGATGAAGAGAAACAAGTAGCAAGGTCAAATGATGCATTTAAGAATAATGCAACACAGGCTGAAAAGTCTGGCTCCCCAAAAAAAGGGGTAAAAGGATTTTCCTTGCTTTGCGAACTTCCCTTGTTTGATGTAGTTTTTGGATTTGTACCAGAGTATTTGCACTCTGTTCTACTAGGTGTTTCCAAACAACTTATGTCTCTGTGGTTGGACCGAGTCAACTCTGAGAAACCTTGGTATGTAGGTCAACAGATTCCACAAATGGATTCCCGTCTTCTCCGTCTCAGGCCtccattagaaaaaaaaaacacatctgtgCGATCACTGTGTTGGGATTCTTGGAAAGCATCAGAGTGGCGAGCATTCCTTTTATTTTATGCTATTAGTGTCCTGCCTGGCATCCTGCCGCTTACATTTCTGGAACATTATTTTTACCTGTCATTTAGTATTCACATTCTGCTACAAGAATCAATATCCCAACATGAACTTAAGCTGGCCCATGAGTCCTTGGTGTGCTTTGTAGAATACATGAAAGTACTCTATGGTGAAGAAAATGTGTCTTTCAACTGCCATCAGTTAATCCACTTAACTGAAAGTGTACTGAACTGGGGGCCTCTCTGGGCAACGTCAGCATTTAGTTTTGAGAGAAACAATGGAAATTTAAGAGCTCTGCTTAAAGGCGTAAATGATTACCCTCGACAAATTCACCAGATGTTTCTCGTTTGGCAGCACATACCCAGACACCTTAGTTCTTTAGTTTTCAACAAACAATCAGATTTTGGTGAGTTATTAGACAAGCTCACACCAGTACAAGAAGGCAGTGGCTCTGACAAAGCCCTTGGAAAATCACGCCATCTGGATCTCATAGGATCCACAAAACTAGCAATAGAAGAGCTCCTAAATCGACCAGTTCTTGTCCAATCAGTAGAGGCTTATGACAGCTTCACTAATGGACACACTGTTTATCACTCTACAAACTGTAAAGAGACAGACAAGACAGCCTGTGTTATTAAACTTAAGAATGGCTGCTGTGGAGAAATAAAGTTgattctactttttaaagagaaCTGTGTTTGCACATCCACCTGTTTGTGTCAGGCTATTCCAGTCATTGTGGTCAATCTGTATGACATCAAACCTGGTACATTGTTCAGCAAAACCCATCCGTCTGAGACTATCTTTGTAAGATTTGAAAGGACAGATCAACCTAAAGCTTTCTTCTTAGAGGAtatcaaatgtaaatgtaagtaTGTGGATGGTTGGCTTGTGCCTGTACCAAACACAGTTGAGAGATATTAG
- the LOC116059288 gene encoding uncharacterized protein LOC116059288 isoform X2 produces METPDFVQEKLTEWGFNELVQRFEDEGIDEETFLNLEDTNINVLIPKIGPRVKFKRRLKEYLQWNSMETCHFVQDKLTEWNLSELIHRFEDEGIDKETFLILEESGNFNVLIPKIGPRVKFRKKLREYLQALKRKHADTPEMIDTETDTNSDQEDIPELEPNIFPWHFESPSTSDTDRDNEMSEEPMSNSNWSTGLLAVILFILRHHLTAAVGDLMALLNFLSPNLVVASNYLSDKMIALCTIFYCDHCQNYMGTNPHDAPCSQCGTMFNKECSTKNGHFFLSASLKDILKDILKIHGTELLPKTVTQGNIIKDVMDGRMYQNLLKQGRLGADDLTLSWNSDGVPIYNSPIHSIWPLQFIINELPYTQRQENVIVAGLWFGPKPPKMNTFLKPFIDECHDLAHNPFQWSDSNGTVHHSKVFSLICSSDAVARPLLRNCIQFNGEYGCDWCLHPGMMVKKGSGYMRSYPYDEEKQVARSNDAFKNNATQAEKSGSPKKGVKGFSLLCELPLFDVVFGFVPEYLHSVLLGVSKQLMSLWLDRVNSEKPWYVGQQIPQMDSRLLRLRPPLEKKNTSVRSLCWDSWKASEWRAFLLFYAISVLPGILPLTFLEHYFYLSFSIHILLQESISQHELKLAHESLVCFVEYMKVLYGEENVSFNCHQLIHLTESVLNWGPLWATSAFSFERNNGNLRALLKGVNDYPRQIHQMFLVWQHIPRHLSSLVFNKQSDFGELLDKLTPVQEGSGSDKALGKSRHLDLIGSTKLAIEELLNRPVLVQSVEAYDSFTNGHTVYHSTNCKETDKTACVIKLKNGCCGEIKLILLFKENCVCTSTCLCQAIPVIVVNLYDIKPGTLFSKTHPSETIFVRFERTDQPKAFFLEDIKCKCKYVDGWLVPVPNTVERY; encoded by the exons ATGGAGACACCTGATTTTGTCCAGGAAAAATTAACCGAATGGGGCTTCAATGAGTTAGTCCAGAGATTTGAAG ATGAAGGCATTGACGAGGAGACTTTTCTAAATCTTGAAGATACCAACATCAATGTCTTGATTCCTAAAATTGGACCAAGAGTCAAATTCAAAAGGAGACTCAAAGAATACTTACAG TGGAATTCAATGGAGACATGTCATTTTGTCCAGGATAAATTAACTGAATGGAATCTCAGTGAGTTGATTCACAGATTTGAAG aCGAAGGCATTGACAAGGAGACGTTCTTAATTCTCGAGGAGTCAGGCAACTTCAATGTCTTGATTCCTAAAATTGGACCAAGAGTAAAATTCAGAAAGAAACTCAGAGAATACTTACAG GCCCTGAAAAGAAAGCACGCTGATACTCCTGAAATGATCGACActgaaactgacacaaattcaGACCAAGAGGACATCCCTGAACTG GAACCAAATATTTTTCCATGGCACTTTGAGTCCCCGTCAACATCTGACACAGATCGAGACAATGAGATG AGTGAGGAGCCAATGTCCAACAGTAACTGGAGTACAGGCCTACTTGCGGTGATACTCTTCATTTTGCGTCACCATCTAACTGCGGCTGTAGGTGACTTAATGGCTCTGCTGAATTTTCTGAGCCCTAACCTGGTTGTTGCATCAAACTATCTCTCTGATAAGATGATTGCCTTGTGTACTATATTTTATTGTGATCACTGTCAAAACTACATGGGAACAAATCCTCATGATGCTCCTTGTTCACAGTGTGGTACGATGTTCAACAAAGAATGCAGTACTAAAAATGGACACTTCTTTTTGTCTGCATCGCTGAAAGACATTCTGAAAGATATCCTTAAGATCCATGGCACTGAGTTGTTACCTAAAACAGTCACCCAAGGGAATATCATTAAAGATGTAATGGATGGGAGGATGTACCAAAATCTTTTGAAACAAGGAAGATTAGGTGCAGATGACCTTACACTGTCATGGAATAGTGATGGCGTACCAATTTATAACTCACCCATTCATTCGATTTGGCCCCTTcaatttattataaatgaacttccttacacacaaagacaggaaAATGTGATAGTTGCAGGACTTTGGTTTGGACCAAAACCACCTAAGATGAATACATTTCTAAAGCCTTTCATAGATGAATGTCATGATTTAGCACACAATCCCTTTCAGTGGAGCGACAGCAATGGCACAGTTCACCACTCAAAAGTCTTCTCCTTGATTTGCTCCTCTGACGCCGTAGCAAGGCCACTCCTCCGGAATTGCATACAATTCAATGGTGAATATGGTTGTGACTGGTGTTTACACCCTGGCATGATGGTCAAAAAAGGCAGTGGATATATGAGGTCCTACCCATATGATGAAGAGAAACAAGTAGCAAGGTCAAATGATGCATTTAAGAATAATGCAACACAGGCTGAAAAGTCTGGCTCCCCAAAAAAAGGGGTAAAAGGATTTTCCTTGCTTTGCGAACTTCCCTTGTTTGATGTAGTTTTTGGATTTGTACCAGAGTATTTGCACTCTGTTCTACTAGGTGTTTCCAAACAACTTATGTCTCTGTGGTTGGACCGAGTCAACTCTGAGAAACCTTGGTATGTAGGTCAACAGATTCCACAAATGGATTCCCGTCTTCTCCGTCTCAGGCCtccattagaaaaaaaaaacacatctgtgCGATCACTGTGTTGGGATTCTTGGAAAGCATCAGAGTGGCGAGCATTCCTTTTATTTTATGCTATTAGTGTCCTGCCTGGCATCCTGCCGCTTACATTTCTGGAACATTATTTTTACCTGTCATTTAGTATTCACATTCTGCTACAAGAATCAATATCCCAACATGAACTTAAGCTGGCCCATGAGTCCTTGGTGTGCTTTGTAGAATACATGAAAGTACTCTATGGTGAAGAAAATGTGTCTTTCAACTGCCATCAGTTAATCCACTTAACTGAAAGTGTACTGAACTGGGGGCCTCTCTGGGCAACGTCAGCATTTAGTTTTGAGAGAAACAATGGAAATTTAAGAGCTCTGCTTAAAGGCGTAAATGATTACCCTCGACAAATTCACCAGATGTTTCTCGTTTGGCAGCACATACCCAGACACCTTAGTTCTTTAGTTTTCAACAAACAATCAGATTTTGGTGAGTTATTAGACAAGCTCACACCAGTACAAGAAGGCAGTGGCTCTGACAAAGCCCTTGGAAAATCACGCCATCTGGATCTCATAGGATCCACAAAACTAGCAATAGAAGAGCTCCTAAATCGACCAGTTCTTGTCCAATCAGTAGAGGCTTATGACAGCTTCACTAATGGACACACTGTTTATCACTCTACAAACTGTAAAGAGACAGACAAGACAGCCTGTGTTATTAAACTTAAGAATGGCTGCTGTGGAGAAATAAAGTTgattctactttttaaagagaaCTGTGTTTGCACATCCACCTGTTTGTGTCAGGCTATTCCAGTCATTGTGGTCAATCTGTATGACATCAAACCTGGTACATTGTTCAGCAAAACCCATCCGTCTGAGACTATCTTTGTAAGATTTGAAAGGACAGATCAACCTAAAGCTTTCTTCTTAGAGGAtatcaaatgtaaatgtaagtaTGTGGATGGTTGGCTTGTGCCTGTACCAAACACAGTTGAGAGATATTAG